From a single Leopardus geoffroyi isolate Oge1 chromosome E1, O.geoffroyi_Oge1_pat1.0, whole genome shotgun sequence genomic region:
- the CFAP97D1 gene encoding sperm axonemal maintenance protein CFAP97D1 yields MNNCLDYLAYPVIVSNHRQSTTFRKKLDFGHYVFHKNRIQIVKPTVDTKPPVAHTHHILKLSKLQGEQKRIDRIEYENKQLCQKIANAHRGPARVDCWNEYFSKSLNRETRNRELVRITVENQGILKRLGDRKPHYDRRSSEIDWQNSRRYIRNTTKYLLSGDE; encoded by the exons ATGAACAATTGCCTGGATTATCTCGCCTACCCTGTAATCGTCTCTAATCACAGGCAGAGCACGACCTTCAGGAAGAAACTGGACTTTGGCCACTACGTATTTCACAAGAATAGGATACAAATAG TGAAGCCTACTGTCGATACCAAACCTCCGGTGGCACACACGCATCACATTTTAAAGCTGAGCAAACTACAG GGTGAACAAAAGCGAATCGACAGAATCGAATATGAAAACAAGCAACTGTGTCAGAAAATCGCAAACGCCCATCGCGGCCCTGCCAGGGTGGATTGTTGGAACGAATATTTTTCCAAGAG CTTGAACAGAGAAACAAGAAACCGGGAGCTAGTGAGAATCACCGTGGAAAACCAGGGCATTCTGAAGAGGCTTGGCGATCGAAAACCGCACTATGACCGCAGATCATCCGAGATAGATTGGCAG aattcAAGGCGCTATAtcagaaatacaacaaaatatcTTCTCTCCGGAGATGAATAG